The following coding sequences lie in one Alicyclobacillus curvatus genomic window:
- a CDS encoding triose-phosphate isomerase gives MTRRKMLVGNWKMFKTINETRQFAQVMGRNVGKLSTDIDFAVCPPYTALQVAKVVLPAQILTGAQNMHQSESGAYTGEISASMLKELGVTYVVLGHSERRQLFAETDGGVRDKVEAAQTTGFVPIVCVGENDAEREAGQTMAVVGRQTRIGLEKALKDGDKMVIAYEPVWAIGTGKTPSAQDAQAVIQGIREIAAEVLGQDVAMQVRILYGGSVKPGNIAEFVRQPDIDGALVGGASLDPESFVAMADAMATAEK, from the coding sequence ATGACGAGAAGAAAGATGCTCGTAGGAAACTGGAAGATGTTCAAGACTATCAACGAAACCCGTCAGTTTGCGCAAGTGATGGGCAGGAACGTGGGCAAACTGTCCACAGACATCGATTTTGCCGTTTGCCCACCCTATACTGCCCTGCAAGTAGCGAAGGTGGTTTTGCCGGCCCAGATTCTCACGGGTGCCCAGAACATGCACCAATCTGAAAGTGGCGCCTATACAGGTGAGATATCGGCCTCGATGTTGAAAGAGCTAGGCGTCACCTACGTCGTGCTCGGACACTCGGAGCGGCGTCAACTATTTGCAGAAACCGACGGCGGTGTAAGAGACAAGGTGGAAGCTGCGCAGACGACAGGTTTTGTGCCTATCGTTTGTGTCGGCGAGAATGATGCCGAGCGCGAAGCCGGACAGACCATGGCGGTTGTGGGACGCCAAACCCGTATAGGGCTTGAAAAGGCCCTTAAAGACGGCGACAAGATGGTCATCGCTTACGAACCTGTGTGGGCAATCGGGACAGGTAAGACCCCGAGCGCACAAGACGCACAGGCCGTGATTCAAGGTATCCGTGAAATCGCGGCAGAAGTCCTTGGTCAAGACGTTGCAATGCAGGTTCGGATTCTCTACGGCGGCAGCGTGAAGCCTGGTAATATCGCAGAATTCGTGCGGCAGCCTGACATCGACGGTGCACTCGTTGGCGGGGCGAGCCTTGACCCAGAGTCCTTTGTCGCCATGGCAGACGCGATGGCAACGGCAGAGAAGTAA
- a CDS encoding alpha/beta fold hydrolase: protein MAKGLCVLIHGFTGTPEELAPLADALYAAGYDVEVPVLPGHCGSKADLESATASQWLNSVEPVIQAGVAEGPVHLIGFSMGAMIAAVMAAKYPVTSVTMLAPAIFYVGTKQLFRQIAGVIKESWDRGSLASNYLKERIERVSQTPMRSVKQFRRIVQLGKAAVSEIRQPVCIVQGTQDEVVEPRGATFAYHNVLSVDKELHWLDESGHMLCYGPELETLKQLLVDFLGRHPDSQNPLLHHAQAE, encoded by the coding sequence ATGGCGAAGGGACTGTGCGTGCTTATTCACGGTTTTACGGGCACACCCGAAGAACTCGCTCCATTGGCAGACGCCCTGTACGCCGCAGGTTATGACGTCGAGGTCCCGGTTCTGCCGGGGCATTGCGGTTCCAAAGCCGATCTCGAATCGGCCACTGCCAGCCAATGGCTAAACAGCGTGGAACCTGTGATTCAAGCAGGTGTGGCTGAAGGACCGGTCCACCTGATTGGTTTCTCGATGGGTGCCATGATTGCAGCAGTCATGGCTGCCAAGTATCCTGTGACGTCTGTTACCATGCTTGCACCCGCCATCTTTTACGTCGGAACAAAGCAGTTGTTTCGGCAGATAGCCGGGGTTATTAAGGAGTCTTGGGATAGGGGATCGCTCGCATCAAACTACTTGAAGGAGCGAATTGAGCGCGTCTCTCAAACGCCAATGCGCAGTGTCAAGCAGTTCCGGCGCATTGTTCAACTCGGCAAGGCTGCAGTGTCGGAGATTCGGCAACCGGTGTGCATCGTCCAGGGGACACAAGATGAGGTCGTTGAACCTCGGGGTGCTACCTTCGCATACCACAACGTGCTTTCCGTGGACAAGGAACTGCATTGGCTAGATGAATCCGGTCACATGCTTTGTTACGGTCCTGAGCTGGAGACGCTGAAACAACTGCTCGTGGATTTTCTCGGCAGGCACCCAGATTCTCAGAATCCCCTCTTGCATCACGCGCAGGCCGAATAG
- the rnr gene encoding ribonuclease R: MDVRREDLITFMELDAYRPMKVDELVEEFTVEGADDFKLFVRLLNEMEERGDIIRTRTNRYGLPERMNLVVGTLQMKARGFGFVIPETTGDPDVYVASGDMNGAMSGDKVMVRVERSASGGNRREGKIIRVLERGTDRVVGKFTRYKSHAFVTPLDKRFPQDIYISTEDMMDAHDGYVVVVEITTFPTETRGPEGKVVEVLGHPDAPGIDILAVVRKYQLPEEFPEDVLRAAEAIPLDLSEEDLKGRRDLRHETIVTIDGEDAKDLDDAVHVKALPNGNYELGVHIADVGYYVKEGSPLDKEAFERGTSVYLVDRVIPMLPQRLSNNICSLNPKVDRITMSCVMEITPLGEVVAHEIFPSLIKTTERMTYTNVNKILVDKDEEVRGRYHELIADFEKMAGLADILRTRRMERGAIDFDFDELKVVVDDLGHPTDILPRQRSIAEKLIEEFMLVANETVAEHFYWMGVPFVYRIHEEPDLSKMMDFNEFIHNFGYHVKGLGNKIHPRALQDILKRIDGTREQTVISRLMLRSMRQAKYSPDCVGHFGLAAEYYTHFTSPIRRYPDLSIHRIMREVLMSGGLSQEREETLSEFVHDSSLHSSVRERVAQDAEREVHQMKMVEYMLDHVGEEFHGIISGATQFGLFIQLDNGVEGLIHISYLTDDYYVLNEKQMALVGERTRRVFRLGDPVTVVVSGANKEELTVDFQLVAHRREGTMVSLGGVESVVYDEDLAPKARRRQIADRVERGGERHGRGQGGRSSGPFGEDRGRKDRTNGERRYSAGRSSQGRRNGDKGAQAGPGGYAGGRSRDNGYRAGASKGRSRSEMDDTGYSSAAGKGKAGDSSSGSRGWNKTDRPKNGRSQEPGGETPELWRGSDEFAGGSTELSGHLPGERGKRSSGKAKRHPSTPATRTGGSFGEGMTGGVRKGTKRRRRPNT; the protein is encoded by the coding sequence ATGGATGTACGACGGGAAGATTTAATTACCTTTATGGAACTCGATGCATACCGGCCGATGAAGGTCGATGAACTTGTTGAGGAATTTACTGTCGAAGGCGCGGACGATTTTAAACTCTTTGTGCGGTTGCTCAACGAGATGGAGGAGCGCGGGGACATCATCCGCACACGCACCAACCGCTACGGGCTGCCTGAACGGATGAATCTGGTGGTCGGAACCCTGCAGATGAAAGCCCGCGGGTTTGGTTTTGTTATCCCTGAAACGACCGGCGATCCCGATGTGTACGTCGCCTCCGGCGACATGAACGGCGCGATGAGCGGTGACAAAGTGATGGTCCGCGTCGAACGATCCGCTTCCGGCGGCAACCGCCGCGAAGGAAAAATCATTCGTGTCCTCGAACGCGGGACCGACAGAGTCGTAGGCAAGTTCACCCGCTACAAAAGCCATGCCTTCGTGACACCGCTTGACAAGCGTTTCCCGCAGGACATCTACATCTCCACTGAAGACATGATGGACGCGCATGACGGCTATGTGGTGGTCGTCGAGATCACCACATTTCCAACGGAGACCCGGGGGCCGGAAGGCAAAGTGGTGGAAGTGCTCGGGCACCCCGATGCACCAGGCATCGACATCCTCGCTGTGGTGCGCAAGTACCAACTGCCAGAGGAGTTCCCGGAGGATGTGCTGCGCGCTGCGGAGGCCATACCTCTCGATTTGTCGGAGGAGGACCTGAAAGGACGCCGTGACTTGCGTCATGAGACCATCGTTACGATTGACGGTGAGGATGCAAAAGACCTCGACGACGCCGTTCACGTCAAAGCGCTGCCCAATGGCAACTATGAACTGGGCGTGCACATTGCGGATGTTGGCTACTACGTTAAGGAAGGCAGCCCGCTCGACAAAGAGGCTTTTGAGCGCGGGACAAGCGTCTATTTGGTCGATAGGGTCATCCCGATGCTGCCACAGCGCCTGTCAAATAACATCTGCTCCCTGAATCCGAAAGTGGACCGCATCACCATGTCCTGCGTCATGGAAATCACACCGCTTGGCGAAGTGGTTGCCCATGAGATATTCCCAAGTCTCATCAAGACCACCGAGCGTATGACGTACACCAACGTCAACAAGATTCTGGTCGATAAGGATGAAGAGGTCCGCGGGCGTTACCACGAGCTCATCGCGGATTTTGAGAAGATGGCTGGACTCGCAGACATCCTCCGCACCCGGCGGATGGAGCGCGGGGCCATCGACTTTGACTTTGACGAACTGAAGGTTGTAGTGGACGATCTCGGTCATCCGACTGACATTTTGCCACGACAGCGGTCAATTGCGGAGAAACTGATTGAGGAGTTCATGCTCGTCGCCAACGAGACCGTGGCCGAACACTTCTACTGGATGGGGGTGCCGTTCGTCTACCGGATCCATGAAGAACCGGATCTGTCGAAGATGATGGACTTTAACGAGTTCATTCACAACTTCGGGTATCACGTGAAAGGTCTCGGCAACAAGATCCATCCGCGGGCGTTGCAGGATATCTTGAAACGCATCGACGGGACGCGAGAACAGACCGTCATTTCGCGCCTGATGCTCCGGTCCATGCGTCAAGCCAAATACTCGCCCGATTGTGTCGGTCACTTCGGACTAGCGGCCGAGTACTATACCCACTTCACATCGCCCATTCGACGATATCCGGACCTGTCTATTCATCGCATCATGCGTGAGGTCCTGATGAGTGGGGGACTGTCGCAGGAGCGAGAGGAAACCCTCAGCGAGTTTGTCCACGACTCGTCGCTCCACTCCAGTGTTCGTGAGCGCGTCGCGCAGGACGCCGAACGCGAAGTCCATCAGATGAAGATGGTCGAATACATGCTTGACCACGTCGGTGAGGAGTTTCACGGGATTATCAGCGGTGCGACGCAGTTTGGTCTCTTCATCCAGCTCGACAACGGGGTCGAGGGCCTGATTCACATCAGTTATTTGACAGACGACTACTATGTCCTGAACGAGAAGCAAATGGCGCTCGTCGGGGAGCGGACAAGGCGTGTGTTTCGCCTTGGCGATCCGGTGACCGTCGTAGTCTCCGGCGCCAACAAGGAGGAGCTCACTGTTGACTTCCAGCTCGTTGCCCATCGACGGGAAGGGACGATGGTGAGCCTTGGCGGTGTTGAGTCCGTCGTCTACGACGAGGACCTGGCTCCAAAAGCAAGGCGGCGGCAGATAGCTGACAGGGTTGAGCGGGGAGGTGAGCGCCACGGACGCGGACAAGGCGGGAGGTCATCCGGTCCGTTTGGCGAGGACCGGGGACGCAAAGACCGGACGAACGGTGAGCGGCGATACAGCGCGGGACGCAGCAGCCAAGGGCGACGCAACGGGGATAAAGGCGCGCAAGCTGGGCCGGGCGGCTATGCAGGGGGCAGAAGTCGAGACAACGGTTACCGAGCCGGTGCCAGTAAGGGCAGAAGCCGAAGCGAAATGGACGACACCGGCTACTCATCCGCCGCCGGCAAGGGCAAAGCCGGTGACAGTAGCTCCGGTTCCAGGGGCTGGAACAAGACCGACCGTCCAAAGAACGGGCGCAGTCAGGAACCAGGGGGCGAGACTCCGGAGTTGTGGCGCGGATCGGACGAGTTTGCCGGCGGATCCACCGAACTCTCGGGACACCTTCCGGGCGAGCGTGGAAAGAGAAGCAGCGGCAAAGCCAAGCGTCACCCCAGCACGCCTGCTACGCGAACAGGCGGTAGCTTTGGCGAAGGCATGACAGGGGGCGTCAGAAAAGGTACGAAGAGACGTCGCAGGCCGAACACCTAA
- a CDS encoding cold-shock protein: protein MTQGTVKWFNGDKGFGFIEVEGGNDVFVHFSAIQSDGFRTLEEGQRVEFEVVEGQRGPQAANVVVVR, encoded by the coding sequence ATGACACAAGGGACAGTAAAATGGTTTAACGGCGACAAAGGTTTCGGGTTCATCGAGGTTGAAGGTGGCAACGACGTATTCGTACACTTCAGCGCAATTCAAAGTGACGGCTTCCGTACCTTGGAAGAGGGCCAACGCGTTGAGTTTGAGGTCGTTGAAGGGCAACGTGGTCCTCAAGCTGCCAACGTCGTAGTTGTTCGATAA
- a CDS encoding DEAD/DEAH box helicase produces the protein MSKESFKDYQLSEDIVRSLDSLGYEHPTDVQSEVIPIALGKKDLVVKSRTGSGKTAAFGIPICELVEWVENKPQALILTPTRELAVQVKEDITNIGRLKRIKATAVYGKQPFARQQAELKQKSHVVVGTPGRVLDHIERGTLDLQRLTYLVIDEADEMLNMGFIKQVEAIIRELPKDRVTMLFSATLPEDIRDLSKRYMNNPVDIEIKIEENAAMTVQTEHALFIVKEEDKFNLLTNVTVVENPDSCIIFCRTQEHVENIFRNLSRLSYPCDKIHGGMEQDERFNVMNKFKRGEFRYLVATDVAARGIDVENITHVINYDLPLEKESYVHRTGRTGRVGKTGKAITFVTPYEEKFLSDIEGFIGFEISKPDFPSKEEVTSMRAAFEEKLLARPTIKRNKDEHLNHNILKLYFNGGKKKKIRAVDFVGTIAKIEGVTVEDIGIITIQDNLSYVDILNGKGPLVLNAMKSTTIKGKLLKVHRATEQ, from the coding sequence ATGAGTAAGGAAAGTTTCAAAGACTATCAGTTAAGTGAGGACATCGTCCGCTCGTTGGATAGTTTGGGCTATGAACATCCCACGGACGTTCAAAGTGAAGTGATACCGATTGCCTTGGGGAAAAAAGACCTTGTTGTAAAATCCCGAACAGGAAGTGGCAAAACGGCTGCATTCGGAATTCCGATTTGTGAACTGGTGGAGTGGGTAGAGAATAAACCTCAAGCGCTCATATTAACCCCCACACGCGAGCTCGCAGTACAAGTGAAAGAGGATATCACTAATATCGGGAGACTTAAGCGAATTAAAGCGACAGCTGTTTATGGGAAGCAACCTTTTGCTAGACAACAGGCCGAATTAAAGCAAAAAAGCCATGTTGTTGTGGGCACACCGGGACGTGTTCTCGATCATATTGAAAGAGGGACATTGGACCTGCAACGACTAACATATCTTGTGATTGATGAAGCTGATGAGATGTTGAACATGGGATTTATCAAACAAGTAGAAGCTATTATCCGTGAGTTGCCCAAGGACCGAGTAACCATGTTATTTTCCGCTACGTTGCCAGAGGACATTAGAGATTTATCTAAGAGATACATGAACAATCCAGTTGACATAGAGATCAAGATTGAAGAGAATGCAGCAATGACAGTGCAAACCGAGCATGCTCTGTTTATCGTTAAAGAAGAAGATAAATTCAACCTTCTTACGAATGTAACAGTCGTTGAGAATCCGGATAGTTGTATTATTTTTTGTCGAACCCAAGAACATGTGGAAAACATATTTAGAAATTTAAGTCGCCTTTCTTATCCCTGTGACAAAATTCATGGAGGTATGGAACAGGACGAACGATTTAATGTCATGAACAAGTTTAAAAGAGGGGAATTTCGGTATCTGGTTGCGACGGACGTCGCTGCGAGAGGAATTGATGTTGAAAATATCACACATGTGATTAACTATGACCTTCCTTTAGAGAAGGAAAGCTATGTGCACCGCACCGGTAGAACGGGACGGGTCGGCAAGACCGGAAAAGCAATTACCTTTGTTACACCGTATGAAGAAAAATTCTTATCAGATATTGAAGGCTTCATTGGGTTCGAAATCTCTAAGCCAGATTTTCCCTCCAAAGAAGAAGTGACATCAATGAGAGCGGCTTTTGAAGAAAAACTACTGGCTCGACCAACCATTAAAAGGAATAAGGATGAGCATCTAAACCACAACATCTTGAAGTTATATTTTAATGGTGGCAAGAAAAAGAAAATCAGAGCCGTAGATTTTGTGGGTACCATTGCTAAAATCGAAGGCGTAACAGTAGAAGATATTGGGATTATTACGATACAGGACAATCTTTCATATGTTGATATATTGAATGGTAAAGGGCCACTCGTGCTCAATGCCATGAAAAGCACGACCATTAAAGGGAAGCTATTAAAGGTTCACCGTGCAACAGAGCAGTAA
- the eno gene encoding phosphopyruvate hydratase, whose amino-acid sequence MAEIFDVHAREILDSRGNPTIEVEVQLETGAIGRAIVPSGASTGAHEAVELRDGDSKRYLGKGVTKAVQNVIEKIGPELIGEEAGDQVAIDQKLLDLDGTPNKGKLGANAILGVSMAVAKASAADLGMPLYRYLGGFNSRMMPCPMMNILNGGKHADNTVDIQEFMVVPHGASTFKEALRMGAEVFHNLKTVLKSKGMSTTVGDEGGFAPNVNTNEEAIALIVEAIERAGYRPGKDASIAMDVAATELYKDGKYVFEGEGVTRTAAELIAYYESLIDKYPIISLEDGLSEDDWENWGELTRTLGSRVQLVGDDLFVTNTARLGQGINTGVANSILVKVNQIGTLTETFACIEMAKTASYTSVISHRSGETEDVTIADIAVATNAGQIKTGAPSRTDRVAKYNQLLRIEEELGAQAVYAGPIIFGNRG is encoded by the coding sequence ATGGCTGAGATTTTCGACGTACACGCGCGTGAGATTCTGGATTCACGTGGGAACCCGACCATCGAAGTGGAAGTGCAGCTTGAGACAGGCGCCATCGGTCGCGCCATCGTACCGTCCGGTGCATCGACAGGAGCGCACGAAGCTGTCGAGCTTCGCGATGGCGACAGCAAGCGTTATCTCGGTAAAGGTGTGACGAAGGCTGTCCAGAACGTTATCGAGAAAATCGGACCTGAGCTGATTGGGGAAGAAGCCGGGGACCAGGTCGCAATTGACCAAAAGTTGCTCGATTTAGATGGCACTCCCAACAAAGGCAAACTTGGCGCCAATGCCATCCTTGGCGTCTCGATGGCCGTTGCGAAGGCTTCCGCTGCAGACCTTGGGATGCCGCTCTATCGTTACCTTGGCGGCTTCAACTCGCGCATGATGCCATGCCCGATGATGAACATCCTGAATGGCGGCAAGCACGCAGACAACACGGTTGATATCCAGGAGTTCATGGTCGTGCCGCACGGCGCATCCACGTTCAAGGAAGCCCTGCGGATGGGCGCAGAAGTGTTCCACAACCTGAAGACGGTCTTGAAGTCGAAAGGCATGTCCACGACCGTTGGCGACGAAGGCGGATTTGCGCCAAACGTGAACACCAACGAGGAAGCCATTGCGCTCATCGTCGAGGCGATTGAACGCGCAGGCTACAGACCTGGCAAAGACGCCTCCATTGCGATGGACGTCGCGGCTACTGAATTATACAAGGACGGAAAATATGTCTTCGAGGGCGAGGGCGTAACGCGCACCGCTGCAGAATTGATTGCATATTATGAGTCATTGATTGACAAGTACCCTATCATTTCACTGGAAGACGGACTTTCAGAAGACGATTGGGAGAATTGGGGCGAATTGACTCGGACGCTCGGGTCTCGGGTGCAACTGGTCGGTGACGATTTGTTCGTGACCAACACCGCACGCCTCGGCCAGGGCATCAATACCGGCGTCGCGAATTCAATCCTCGTCAAGGTCAACCAGATTGGTACTCTGACGGAGACTTTCGCTTGCATCGAGATGGCAAAGACAGCGTCCTACACTTCTGTCATCTCCCACCGATCCGGTGAGACCGAAGACGTAACCATCGCTGACATTGCCGTTGCTACCAACGCAGGGCAGATTAAGACAGGTGCGCCGAGCAGAACAGATAGGGTTGCGAAATACAACCAGTTGCTCCGCATTGAAGAAGAGTTGGGCGCACAAGCCGTCTACGCCGGCCCCATCATCTTCGGCAATCGGGGTTAA
- the secG gene encoding preprotein translocase subunit SecG, translated as MLAAAKISLVVLSVLLIVVILLQSGRSAGLSGVITGGSDQVTNRRPKGMDSFLAKVTVILATLFLLVTLFIAYLGVNLV; from the coding sequence ATGCTTGCAGCAGCCAAGATTTCTCTGGTCGTGCTGTCAGTCTTGTTGATTGTGGTCATCTTGCTCCAGTCAGGACGCAGTGCTGGGTTGTCCGGTGTCATCACGGGTGGTTCAGACCAGGTTACGAATCGTCGACCGAAAGGAATGGATTCCTTTCTGGCTAAGGTCACGGTCATACTGGCAACACTGTTTTTGCTGGTGACTTTGTTTATCGCATATCTGGGGGTAAACCTCGTGTAA
- a CDS encoding phage tail protein, which translates to MRRGDVEVSHIVDFQNVTTAGLELSPVAEALAGLRANEARYFMNKYKHEFAVVPANESKETLEYVNRILREERDLEFAAKPVETSRFQVENVKFAYVFYEDGLGVNVMYTVDDPKKRAVGFKLAEGMEVPRELEGKFKFARQKSKLAGTIRGSFFVIKGEY; encoded by the coding sequence ATGAGACGAGGAGATGTGGAAGTGTCCCATATCGTTGACTTTCAAAACGTAACAACCGCTGGTTTAGAGTTGTCACCTGTTGCAGAAGCGCTCGCCGGTTTACGCGCAAACGAGGCTCGGTATTTTATGAACAAATATAAGCATGAATTTGCGGTGGTTCCGGCGAACGAAAGCAAGGAGACTCTTGAGTACGTGAACCGCATTTTGAGGGAGGAACGTGATCTTGAGTTTGCCGCAAAGCCTGTAGAAACGTCGCGCTTTCAAGTGGAAAATGTCAAGTTCGCGTACGTTTTTTATGAGGACGGTCTCGGGGTTAACGTCATGTATACGGTCGATGACCCAAAGAAACGGGCCGTTGGTTTTAAGCTTGCTGAGGGGATGGAGGTACCACGGGAGCTTGAAGGGAAGTTTAAATTCGCCAGGCAGAAGTCTAAACTGGCCGGGACAATTCGAGGCTCGTTTTTCGTCATTAAAGGTGAATACTGA
- a CDS encoding 2,3-bisphosphoglycerate-independent phosphoglycerate mutase, which translates to MALIILDGFGCRSETVGNAVSGAKKPVFDNLWKSYPHTHLLASGHAVGLPDGQFGNSEVGHSNIGAGRVLYQDLTRIDKAINDGDFFENPALRGAMDFVNEHDSALHLYGLVSNGGVHSHMRHLLALLRMAKEYGLKNIYVHAFMDGRDVAPTSGRKDVKELLDEMEKLGVGKIATIQGRYYSMDRDNRWERTEKSYRAMVYGDGDKATDPLQALEDSYAKSITDEFILPTVIVDENGKPVGQIHDNDAVIMFNFRPDRAIQISRVFTNEDFRDFDRGPNFPHVHYVCMTKFSELVGGVVAYKPANLDNTMGEVLAQNGLTQLRIAETEKYPHVTFFFSGGREQPFPGEERILMPSPKVATYDLKPEMSAYEVADAAAKRMRTGDIDCMILNFANPDMVGHTGDYNAAVRAIEAVDECLGKVLDAIESVNGVALVTADHGNADIMFWKDTGDVCTTHTTNPVPLVVTKPGVHLKDDGVLADLAPTMLDLLGVKQPAEMTGHTIIKHE; encoded by the coding sequence GTGGCGCTCATCATTCTCGATGGCTTTGGTTGCAGATCCGAAACCGTGGGCAATGCTGTATCAGGCGCAAAAAAGCCGGTCTTTGATAACCTCTGGAAGAGCTATCCGCACACGCATTTGCTTGCCAGTGGACATGCTGTCGGGCTGCCAGATGGCCAGTTTGGCAACAGCGAAGTCGGACACTCCAACATTGGTGCAGGCCGCGTGCTGTATCAAGATTTAACCCGAATTGACAAGGCCATAAACGACGGCGACTTCTTCGAAAATCCCGCACTGAGGGGTGCGATGGACTTCGTCAACGAGCACGACTCCGCACTTCACCTGTACGGTCTCGTGTCAAACGGCGGTGTCCACAGTCACATGCGCCACTTGCTTGCACTGCTTCGGATGGCCAAAGAGTACGGACTGAAAAACATTTACGTTCACGCCTTTATGGACGGACGTGACGTTGCACCAACCAGTGGCCGCAAAGACGTCAAAGAACTTCTCGATGAAATGGAGAAGCTCGGCGTCGGAAAAATTGCCACCATCCAAGGTCGTTACTACTCGATGGATAGGGACAACCGCTGGGAGCGGACAGAGAAGTCGTACCGGGCCATGGTGTACGGAGACGGGGACAAAGCGACAGACCCGTTGCAAGCCCTTGAAGACTCTTATGCGAAAAGCATCACCGATGAATTCATCTTGCCGACGGTTATCGTCGACGAGAATGGAAAACCTGTCGGGCAGATTCATGACAACGACGCCGTCATCATGTTCAATTTCCGTCCTGACCGCGCCATTCAGATATCGCGCGTATTCACCAACGAAGACTTCCGGGACTTTGACAGAGGTCCGAATTTCCCGCACGTCCACTATGTCTGCATGACCAAGTTCAGCGAACTCGTTGGCGGCGTGGTTGCATATAAACCTGCGAACCTCGACAATACCATGGGTGAGGTGCTGGCGCAAAACGGCCTCACGCAGTTGCGCATCGCCGAGACAGAGAAATACCCGCACGTGACGTTCTTCTTCTCCGGCGGACGCGAGCAACCATTCCCTGGTGAAGAGCGCATCCTCATGCCGTCGCCAAAAGTCGCCACCTACGACCTGAAACCGGAGATGAGCGCCTACGAGGTGGCGGATGCTGCTGCAAAGCGCATGCGCACGGGTGACATTGACTGTATGATTCTGAACTTCGCCAACCCAGACATGGTGGGTCACACCGGTGATTACAACGCAGCCGTTCGCGCAATTGAAGCGGTTGACGAGTGTCTCGGGAAAGTGCTTGACGCCATTGAAAGTGTGAATGGAGTGGCGTTGGTGACAGCGGATCACGGAAATGCTGATATCATGTTTTGGAAGGATACCGGTGACGTCTGTACCACGCACACCACCAATCCGGTGCCGCTCGTTGTGACGAAGCCGGGAGTTCATTTGAAGGATGACGGGGTCCTGGCCGATCTCGCTCCGACCATGCTCGACCTCCTCGGCGTCAAACAGCCTGCGGAGATGACCGGTCACACCATCATCAAACACGAATAA
- the smpB gene encoding SsrA-binding protein SmpB: protein MGKGQDGKSLAQNRKAYHDYFIEDTFEAGLVLSGTEIKSIRKGSANLRDAYAQVQNGEVWVYNMHVSPYEQGNRFNHDPTRPRKLLLHKSEIAKLIGAVKEQGYTLIPTKLYIRNGYCKVELGLAKGKKQYDKRESAKARDANREIQRALRDRNR from the coding sequence ATGGGCAAAGGGCAGGATGGAAAGTCGCTGGCACAAAACCGCAAGGCGTATCATGATTATTTTATCGAGGATACGTTTGAGGCCGGTCTTGTGCTGTCTGGGACTGAAATCAAGTCCATTCGCAAAGGTTCCGCCAATCTGCGTGATGCGTATGCCCAGGTCCAAAATGGGGAAGTCTGGGTCTACAACATGCATGTCAGCCCGTATGAACAAGGGAATCGCTTCAATCACGACCCGACAAGGCCGCGCAAGCTGTTGCTGCACAAGAGCGAGATTGCGAAGTTGATTGGGGCCGTGAAGGAACAAGGTTATACCCTGATTCCGACCAAGCTGTACATCAGGAACGGTTACTGCAAGGTGGAACTAGGCTTGGCAAAAGGTAAAAAGCAGTACGACAAGCGTGAGTCGGCCAAGGCGCGCGATGCAAACCGTGAGATTCAACGTGCGCTGCGAGACAGGAACCGCTAA